Proteins co-encoded in one Nyctibius grandis isolate bNycGra1 chromosome 14, bNycGra1.pri, whole genome shotgun sequence genomic window:
- the SMPD4 gene encoding LOW QUALITY PROTEIN: sphingomyelin phosphodiesterase 4 (The sequence of the model RefSeq protein was modified relative to this genomic sequence to represent the inferred CDS: deleted 1 base in 1 codon), translating to MAGPHLQQPSFLLATLKADCVNKTFVQRCHELETVIEEFPAKELDGIFPWLVESIFGSLDGIIVGWNLRCLQGRTNPTEYSVALDFLDPSGPMMKLVYKLQAEEYRYDFPVSYLPGPVKASIQEQVLPECSLYHNKVQFPSTGGLGLNLALNPFEYYMFYFAISLITQKNSPMTHHVSPSNSAYFILVDTYLKCFLPTEGSVLPPPSSNPGGAIPSPTPRSPAVPFTSYGMHHTSLLKRHIAHQPSVNADPASQEIWRSETLLQIFVEMWLHHYSLEMYQKMQSPHVKLEVLHYRLSISSKHHGSPAQSSYQALHAYQESFKPTEEHVLVVRLLVKHLHAFSNSLKPEPLSPSAHSHTASPLEEFKRVVIPRFVQEKLYIFLQHCFGHWPLDASFRVVLEMWLSYLQPWRYAPEKPPQSTEPLPRSVSEKWAAFIQENLLMYTKLFVGFLNRALRTDLVSPKNALMVFRVAKVFAQPNLAEMILKGEQLFLEPELVIPHRQHRLFMTPTLGGSFLSSWPPTITDASFKVKSHVYSLEGQDFQYKQMFGTEVRNLVLKLAQLICQAQQTAKSISDHSAETTASQSFFSWFRFTPSETNGSYTGNDLDEIGQDSIKKTDEYLEKALEYLCQIFKLNEAQLTQMMMKCGTAQDENGKKQLPDCIESEDGLILTPLGRYQIINGLRRFEVQYQGDTELQPIRSYENATLVRLLFRLSSVLNERFADQMDVLCSREDFVGRLCRYHLTNPHLIQKIRYSPVVKDRTNQNWGPRISLRFLASYRTLISLLMIYFIASWFSIGPVGCTFIILIGYFLYAVIMTFFSEGWKPHEH from the exons ATGGCCGGCCCgcacctgcagcagcccagcttCCTGCTG GCCACTTTGAAGGCAGATTGTGTGAACAAGACGTTTGTTCAGCGGTGCCACGAGCTGGAGACGGTGATCGAGGAGTTCCCTGCCAAG GAACTAGATGGCATCTTCCCATGGCTGGTGGAGAGCATTTTTGGGAGCCTGGATGGCATCATTGTAGGCTGGAATCTTCGCTGTTTGCAAGGAAGAACAAATCCTACTGAATATTCTGTGGCTTTGGATTTCCTGGATCCCAG TGGCCCAATGATGAAGCTGGTTTACAAACTCCAAGCAGAAGAGTACAGATATGATTTCCCAGTCTCATATCTTCCA GGCCCTGTGAAGGCTTCAATACAAGAGCAAGTCCTACCAGAATGCTCTTTATACCACAACAAAGTCCAGTTTCCTTCAACTGGTGGTTTAGGTTTGAATTTGGCTCTTA ATCCATTTGAATATTATATGTTTTACTTTGCAATTAGTTTGATTACACAGAAG AACTCACCCATGACCCATCATGTCAGCCCTTCCAACAGTGCTTATTTCATCTTGGTGGACACATACCTGAAGTGTTTCCTACCCACAGAAGGAAGTGTCCTTCCTCCACCTTCTTCAAATCCTGGGGGAGCCATCCCTTCCCCGACTCCCAG GTCTCCAGCAGTGCCTTTCACTTCCTACGGCATGCATCACACCAGCTTGCTGAAACGGCACATTGCCCATCAGCCTTCTGTGAATGCTGACCCAGCTTCCCAGGAGATCTGGAGATCAGAAACACTGCTTCAG atctTTGTTGAAATGTGGCTTCATCATTATTCACTGGAAATGTATCAGAAAATGCAGTCCCCTCATGTCAAG CTGGAGGTTCTCCACTACCGACTCAGTATCTCCAGTAAACACCACGGTAGTCCTGCCCAATCCAGCTACCAGGCCCTCCACGCATACCAA GAGTCATTTAAGCCCACTGAAGAGCACGTGCTGGTGGTAAGACTGCTAGTGAAACATCTGCACGCTTTCAGCAACAGCCTGAAACCAGAGCCTCTCTCCCCTTCAGCCCACTCCCACACAGCCAGCCCGCTAGAGGAGTTTAAAAG GGTTGTAATTCCTAGGTTTGTCCAGGAGAAGCTTTATATCTTTCTGCAACACTGTTTTGGCCACTGGCCTCTGGACGCCTCTTTCAGAGTA GTTCTTGAGATGTGGTTAAGTTACTTGCAGCCTTGGAGGTATGCTCCAGAAAAGCCACCACAAAGTACAGAGCCCTTGCCTCGCAGCGTGTCGGAGAAATG GGCTGCCTTCATTCAAGAAAACCTACTCATGTATACTAAGCTGTTTGTAGGATTTCTGAACAGAGCTCTTCGAACAGACTTGGTCAGTCCAAAAAATGCTCTCATGGTGTTCCGAGTAGCCAAGGTCTTTGCTCAGCCCAATCTAGCTGAAATGATCCTGAAAG GGGAACAGTTATTCCTGGAGCCAGAACTTGTTATTCCCCATCGTCAACACCGACTTTTTATGACCCCCACACTTGGTGGGAGCTTCTTGTCGTCGTGGCCTCCAACTATTACAGATGCCTCATTTAAGGTGAAGAGTCATGTTTACAGCCTGGAAGGACAGGACTTCCAGTATAAACAGATGTTTGGCACAGAAGTCAGAAATTTG gtgTTAAAACTGGCTCAGTTAATTTGTCAGGCGCAGCAGACGGCAAAATCCATATCAGACCATTCTGCAGAGACAACAGCTAGCCAGTCGTTCTTTTCATGGTTTAGATTTACACCATCTGAGACAAATGGTTCCTACACAGGCAATGACCTTGATGAAATTGGGCAAGACAGCatcaaaaaaacagatgaatatTTAGAGAAGGCACTGGAGTACTTGTGCCAAATCTTTAAG CTGAATGAAGCCCAGCTGACCCAGATGATGATGAAGTGTGGGACAGCTCAAGAcgagaatgga aaaaaacagcttccaGACTGCATCGAAAGCGAGGATGGCCTCATTCTCACACCCCTTGGCAGGTACCAG aTTATAAACGGCTTACGTAGATTTGAGGTGCAGTATCAAGGAGATACCGAGCTTCAGCCCATCCGAAGCTATGAAAATGCCACTCTTGTCCGCCTCCTATTTCGTTTATCCTCAGTGCTTAACGAAAGG TTTGCTGATCAGATGGATGTGCTTTGCTCCAGGGAAGATTTTGTTGGCAGACTTTGTCGCTATCATCTTACCAACCCCCACCTCATACAGAAAATCAGGTATAGTCCTGTGGTGAAGGACAGAACAAACCAGAACTGGGGACCAAGAATCAGTCTGAGGTTTCTGGCTAGCTACAGGACTCTCATTTCTTTGCTGATGATCTACTTCATTGCATCCTGGTTTTCCATTGGGCCAGTGGGCTGCACATTCATTATCCTGATTGGATATTTTCTTTATGCCGTGATAATGacttttttctctgaaggtTGGAAACCACATGAACACTAA